Part of the Clostridia bacterium genome is shown below.
GCCGCCGCCGTATAACAAGGTGCGGACGTTGAAGTAAGCCGCCACGCAGGCGATCGCGCCGACGACCTCGTCGCTGCCGAGGAAGTCCGTGTCGTTGGTGTTGAAACTCGCCCACATTCCCGGCGTGTAGTTTACCTGCTCCTCAACTCCCGTCGAGAGCAGCATATAAGCGGGATAGCCCGCGGTCTCGCCCTTCGCGTCGAGCGCTTCGATAAGCGGCACGAAACGGCGGTTTCTGTATTTGAGTATGCCGGTGCCGTAGGTGCGCGGCGACGGCGAGAACATATCGGAGGGCAGTCCGTAATCCGCCTCCGGCAGTATGCCCTGCAGGTCTCGCGAAACGACCTTTACGGCGTTGGTTATCGGATAAGTCTGGTACGCCGGTGAGAGACAGTCGACGAGCAGCTCCGGCGAGAACTGATTATTCTGGTTAGCGTCGTTCGTCGCGGTCATCAGCCGCGTTTTCACGTAGCCGGAGCCGCTCTTTGAGTAGATATCCGAAAACGCCGGACCGCCGACGCATATCAGCCCGCCCCTGCGGCGAAGGTAATGCCCCACCGGACCGATGAGTCCTTCCGGTATGCCCGACGCCTCGGTGTATATGACCGCCTTGTACTTTTCCGGCGAAAACGCGACGGGGTTTTTCTCCGCCTTTTCCCAGGTGTAAACGTCGACTGTAAGGCCGTATTTTTTCAGCTGCTTTTTCAGCTTGCCGGCGTAAACGGGCTCGTCCGTCGGCACGATCAGCGCGACGGACCCCTGCATGTTAAGCGCCTTCTGCTTCTCCTTGTATGCCGCGGCGACCGCGGAAGACGGTATCTTTTTATCCGGCTGCGGAGCAACGCCGCCGCTTCCGTTACCGGACGGAAGCGTAAAGACCGCAACGAACAAAACCACGCACAGCGCGAGGCATATTACGCGCAGTATGCGCGGGACCGGCGATCCGGTTTTTTCGATTCTCAAGTTGTCGTTATCGTTCATTGACGTCTTTACTCCCGCCGTCACGGCGAAAAAACGCAATCGGCGCGCCGGAATTCCGACGCGCCGACACACGCTTATGCTTTTGTTTCAATTCTGTTGAAATGAAGATTTATTTTTTCTCTTTCAAAAGGTCTCTGATCTCGATGAGAAGCTCCTCGCTGGTCGGGCCGGCGGGCTCTTCGGGAGCGGCTTCCTCTTCCTTCTTTTTCCTTTCGGTCATCTTAGCGATGCCCTTGACGAGCAGGAAGACAACGAACGCGGTGATCAGGAAAACGATGATCGCCTGGATGAATTTCCCGTAGAAGATCTCGGTCTCGCCGACGGTGAAAGAAACCTCTTCGATGGTCGCTTTGCCGGTGAGAGCGGTGATCAGAGGCATAAGGATGTCGTTGACGAGACTCGTCACGATGGCGGTGAAAGCTCCGCCGATGATGATGCCGACTGCCATGGCCATCATATTGCCCTTGACCGCGAATTCCTTGAATTCCTTGAAGAATTTTTTCATTTTTGACACCTCGCAGTTTTATTTGTAAGTCGATTATAACAAATCCGACGCGATTTTGCAATATTTTCTTTTTAATATTGCGCGTAATTGCGCGTTTTTTCGTTATACGGACAATCCCGCCGCTCATATTATCGCACGGGTGATGGTATGCTCTCTTTCGTTTGGGCGGGAATGATACTCGCCGCG
Proteins encoded:
- the mscL gene encoding large conductance mechanosensitive channel protein MscL, which codes for MKKFFKEFKEFAVKGNMMAMAVGIIIGGAFTAIVTSLVNDILMPLITALTGKATIEEVSFTVGETEIFYGKFIQAIIVFLITAFVVFLLVKGIAKMTERKKKEEEAAPEEPAGPTSEELLIEIRDLLKEKK